From a region of the Besnoitia besnoiti strain Bb-Ger1 chromosome I, whole genome shotgun sequence genome:
- a CDS encoding hypothetical protein (encoded by transcript BESB_009380) gives MALFRGCSHVIDESLDEFLVKHDPDYAAGRTAGDAAESRSYQWADGDRQKAGGEFFGASVESALQESGDSDDRIHSPKHSYSLPVSVGVKQLPTADDGAVKIDTQKLGRALSVAVTGLGEQVKQGGELLWRSAVTAAGQVIVHHGMNARGSAAGSLRSFSASSPSAAALLSSSLSSSTLASAVSSASCFNVPLAAAGAKGLALMGLDAAGGQTSLGAWMAAPSFEADVWGDERFALTLREERQKGDFTGLLVAEAKLKAETGSLSAGAAYRWQRRFPNGVLMDVADVSGNTYHISADDIGCKIQVTCSVSRLGEMYASLGPFQVDSRTRSCVLNSLAKGGSRFPCCAALEDACDASVSNPGSPAARLAAGFGESPRGHALYLQGRRGDASGAEEGKEFFVYVGPEEVVVTQRGGVGALNDSDDFDAGGMGLLDRRWSARFSSEYPRLLLHPADSKRFTLALSEEKAFVLNAYTRHQRDLIAMTLRSFHARAAIGASKLLDLVHTVAGGGKTVAADEIVSELEDKRIDLYVMVHSLSSELRNAVAGRLRAVRDCDRVSKEKEALEEEMTSTIQAFQEQLADLASEQTPPSRACPAPGAASVSTKNATLIQINDDLQVARAQIRAYTQEIEKLQLEKNEMAMRFEAERHTFQEILRKRLETLMEENRQLQAANEQLGARLVRQSSSQLESSAGAASGAESREAPERLQAELRRLRKEVEAAHLDKHQLGHELEELKSTLSRERQEKEAAMASVQDALVHLKARYDCLLEEMQALRVSRDTAEEGVSQRLKVYEDMLLTREKQCEEHTKQLESSQHDVAELQAERNRLKKVLASITKDLEKSRAALDASTSREQSLTAEKRQVELRLSEVVQRQQRQEELNSREAQLKQQESLMRAQDAQKRADELTKQLAETRQALLQEQQTRHGQQLRAEQVAQQLAAVQARMHEQEAHANHLKAEVERLQTSNDARNAAAAEGASASDESGLRAKVTELTDVVARQEEEMKRLKDESSTLKTRLIKLTKSTA, from the exons ATGGCGCTCTTCCGAGGCTGTAGCCACGTAATCGACGAGAGCTTGGACGAATTCCTCGTCAAGCACGACCCCGACTACGCCGCGGGGCGAaccgctggcgacgctgcggagagcCGCTCGTACCAGTGGGCAGACGGAGACCGGCAaaaggccggcggcgagttCTTCGGCGCCAGCGTCGAGTCCGCTCTGCAGGAGTCTGGCGACTCCGACGACAGAATTCACTCGCCGAAACACAGCTATTCGCTCCCCGTGAGCGTCGGCGTGAAACAACTGCCGACTGCGGACGACGGAGCCGTGAAAATCGACACGCAGAAACTCGGCCGCGCCCTCAGCGTCGCCGTAACCGGCCTTGGCGAGCAAGTCAAACAGG gcggcgagctgctgtgGCGATCGGCTGTGACCGCAGCGGGTCAGGTCATAGTGCATCATGGCATGAacgcccgcggcagcgcggcgggctccCTGCGGTCgttttccgcgtcctctccgtccgcagcggctttgctgtcgtcgtcgctctcttcctcaaccctcgcctcagccgtctcttccgcctcgtgcTTCAACgtccctctcgccgccgcgggcgccaagGGCCTCGCCCTGATGGGGCTggacgcggccggcggacagacgtcgctcggcgcctggatggcggcgccttctttcgAAGCCGACGTTTGGGGCGACGAGCGCTTCGCCCTGACCCtgcgcgaagagagacaaaaGGGAGACTTCACGGGGCTCCTCGTTGCGGAGGCGAAACTCAAAG CTGAGACTGGGAGCCTGTCTGCGGGGGCCGCGTACCGGTGGCAGCGCCGCTTCCCCAACGGCGTGTTGATGGACGTTGCAGACGTCAGTGGAAA CACCTACCACATTTCAGCTGACGACATCGGCTGCAAGATTCAGGTCACGTGCAGCGTCTCCCGCCTCGGTGAGATGTACGCCTCCTTGGGGCCGTTCCAAGTTGACTCACGCACACGCTCCTGCGTCCTGAATTCGCTCGCCAAAGGCGGATCTCGCTTTCCCTGCTGCGC CGCCTTGGAAGACGCGTGCGACGCCTCGGTTTCGAACCCGGGGTCACCCGCCGCACGGCTTGCTGCGGGCTTCGGGGAATCCCCTCGGGGGCACGCACTCTACCTgcaaggccgcagaggcgacgcgagtggcgcagaggaaggaaaagaaTTTTTTGTCTACGTCGGGCCTGAGGAGGTCGTCGTGACgcaacgcggcggcgtcggag CCCTgaacgacagcgacgacTTCGACGCGGGCGGCATGGGCCTGCTGGacaggcgctggagcgcgcgcttctcctcggagtatccgcggctgctgcttcaTCCTGCAGACTCGAAGCGCTTCACT CTTGCCTTGAGTGAAGAGAAGGCCTTCGTGCTCAACGCTTACACGCGCCACCAACGCGACTTGATTGCGATGACGCTGCGCTCCTTCCATGCCCGAGCGGCGATTGGAGCCTCCAAGCTTCTTGACCTGGTTCACACCGTGGCTG GCGGAGGAAAGACCGTTGCGGCTGATGAAATTGTCTCTGAGCTGGAGGACAAGCGCATCGACTTGTACGTGATGGTGCACTCGCTCTCGTCG GAGCTGCGAAACGCGGTGGCAGGGCGTCTGCGTGCTGTGCGTGACTGTGACCGCGTCtcgaaggagaaggaagctCTGGAGGAAGAAATGACCTCGACGATACAGGCTTTCCAAGAGCAGCTGGCGG ATCTCGCGagcgagcagacgccgccgtcgagggcGTGCCCCGCGCCCGGGGCTGCGAGTGTGTCCACGAAGAACGCAACTTTGATTCAAATCAACGACGACTTGCAagtcgcgcgggcgcagattCGAGCCTACACCCAAGAAATTGAGAAGCTGCAACTCGAGAAAAACGAAATGGCCATGCGCTTCGAAGCT GAGCGCCACACCTTCCAGGAGATTCTCAGGAAGCGACTCGAGACGCTGATGGAGGAAAACCGCCAGCTGCAGGCTGCGAATGAGCAGCTTGGCGCCAGACTCGTTCGACAG TCTTCCTCGCAGCTGGAGAGCAGCGCGGGTGCGGCatcgggcgcggagagccgcgaggcgcctgaaCGCTTGCAGGCGGAGttgaggcgcctgcgcaaggAAGTCGAAGCCGCACACCTCGATAAA CACCAGTTGGGTCACGAGCTGGAGGAGCTGAAGTCcacgctctcgcgcgagcgacaggagaaggaggcggcgatggCTAGCGTGCAGGACGCGCTTGTGCATCTCAAGGCGCGCTACGACTGCCTCCTTGAGGAAATG CAAGCGTTGCGAGTTTCGCGAGAcaccgcggaggaaggcgtctcgcagcgcctgAAGGTCTATGAGGACATGCTGCtcacgcgcgagaagcaaTGCGAGGAACACACGAAGCAACTCGAGTCCAGTCAGCACGACGTCGCGGAGCTCCAGGCTGAGAGGAACCGCCTCAAGAAAGTCCTCGCGTCCATCACGAAAG ATCTCGagaagtcgcgcgcggcgctcgacgcctCGACTAGTCGGGAACAGAG CCTGACGGCGGAGAAACGGCAAGTCGAGCTCCGCTTGAGCGAGGtggtgcagcggcagcagcgccaggaGGAACTTAACtcgcgcgaagcgcagctgaagcagcaAGAGAGTCTGAtgcgcgcgcaggacgcgcagaAACGGGCAGACGAGCTGACAAAGCAGCTCGCTgagacgaggcaggcgcttCTCCAGGAGCAACAGACGCGTCATGGGCAGCAACTCCGCGCCGAACAGGTCGCGCAGCAACTCGCCGCAGTCCAGGCCCGCATGCACGAGCAAGAGGCGCACGCTAATCACCTCAAGGCCGAAGTCGAGAGACTCCAAACATCCAACGACGCAAG gaacgcggcggcggctgagggCGCGAGTGCATCTGACGAGAGCGGTTTGCGAGCCAAGGTCACGGAGCTGACTGACGTTGTTGCgcggcaagaagaagaaatgAAACGCCTCAAG GATGAGAGCTCGACGCTGAAGACGCGTCTGATCAAGCTGACGAAATCGACTGCCTAA
- a CDS encoding hypothetical protein (encoded by transcript BESB_009390) — protein MFLRIVVGWHVYAIIGTTAEEVWHEHSFLTGGSRQQLIGVEDLGVLCCADSRQLHRRTSASQFLLSDSERTSVRDGSLSGRFEVGTCTAEDRKNESNGFPISHRTDVVETGAHTLRRGPRVAARDKAEKPFDRVPAFLTAERWAHMTRVYGFAPLKPYCELCRHSTNFCTKQWDCREFCGNDCAGLGDQLTDALKCKWCGAEAGRCVVWEGCRQGCPEQCRPVLDSRQRLFETGIDELAEQGRKQKLKRRLKLFHEGMLHGTEAESLIKKQLQSSRPEDKQLQELDRTERWERDQMNLREAKETCRIQGITSLLAQSEERELAAAEQQASIEQLDLEDDDSEGDSLWN, from the coding sequence ATGTTTCTACGTATCGTGGTCGGCTGGCATGTCTACGCCATTATCGGAACAACAGCCGAGGAGGTGTGGCACGAGCATAGTTTCCTCACTGGGGGTTCACGGCAGCAGTTGATAGGTGTAGAAGATTTAGGGGTGCTTTGTTGTGCGGATAGCCGACAGCTGCATCGCAGGACTTCTGCATCCCAATTCCTTCTCTCTGACAGCGAGAGGACTTCGGTCCGCGACGGATCTCTGAGTGGTCGTTTCGAAGTGGGCACGTGCACAGCCGAAGACCGAAAAAACGAGAGCAATGGATTTCCAATATCACATCGCACGGACGTCGTGGAGACAGGAGCGCATACCCTCAGACGTGGCCCCCGTGTTGCAGCGAGGGACAAGGCAGAGAAGCCATTCGATCGTGTGCCTGCCTTCCTGACAGCGGAGCGGTGGGCGCACATGACGCGAGTGTATGGTTTTGCACCTTTAAAGCCGTATTGCGAGCTCTGCCGTCATTCGACAAATTTCTGTACGAAACAATGGGACTGCCGCGAGTTCTGCGGGAATGACTGTGCTGGGTTGGGAGACCAGCTGACAGACGCCTTGAAGTGCAAGTGGTgtggcgccgaggccggcCGCTGCGTTGTCTGGGAGGGATGCCGGCAGGGCTGCCCTGAGCAATGCCGGCCTGTTCTTGATAGCAGGCAAAGGCTCTTCGAAACGGGCATAGATGAACTGGCAGAGCAGGGGCGAAAGCAGAAACTCAAGCGGCGGCTGAAGCTGTTCCACGAAGGCATGCTACATGGCACGGAAGCTGAAAGCCTAATTAAGAAACAACTCCAGTCCAGTCGCCCTGAGGACAAGCAATTACAGGAACTAGATAGAACGGAGCGGTGGGAGAGAGATCAGATGAATCTACGAGAGGCGAAAGAAACATGCCGTATACAAGGTATCACGTCTCTCCTGGCTCAAAGCGAAGAACGCGAACTTGCAGCAGCTGAACAGCAAGCCAGCATCGAGCAACTGGACTTGGAAGATGACGATTCAGAAGGTGATTCACTCTGGAACTGA